In Prochlorococcus marinus XMU1406, the genomic stretch AAGAATAGAGATGAGAAGAGTTCCAGAGATAATTTTTAAAGACGATGTTGTTCTTGATAAAGGATTATCAGTCTTGAAACTTCTCGATGAATTAAAAAATAAAAATCAAAATAATAATTTTGAGGAAAAGGATGCCAATAGTTGATCTACCCCTTGATCAAAGAAATATAATTATTACTCGATCAAAAGAAGGGATATTGGATATAAAAAAGATATTCATAAGCAAGGGTGCTAATGTATTTGATTTGCCTGCAATAAGTATTGGTGATCCTGATGATTTGAATCCTCTTGACGAAGCATTAAATCAAATTAATGATTTTCATTGGATTATCTTTTCAAGTAGTAATGGGATCAAATTTGTAGATAAAAGACTTAGATACTTTAATAGTTCATTAAAAGAATGTTCTAAAAAAACAAAAATCGCCGTAGTCGGAGAAAAAACCTCAAAAACTCTTGTTGATTTTGGGATTAAGGCTGATTTCATACCTCCAGAATTCGTTGCTGAAAGTTTAATTGATAATTTTCCTATATCTGGTTATGGACTTCGAGTCTTTGTACCAAGAGTTCAAACAGGTGGTAGGGATCTAATTGCAGATCAATTTAGAAAGGCTGGTGCTCGTGTATTTGAGGTTGCTGCATATGAAACTAGATGTCCTGACTCAATTCCGGAAGAAACAATTGATATTATTTCTAATCGAAAAGTAGATGCAATTATTTTCTCAAGCGGTAAAACCGTAGTAAATGCTGCTTTTTTACTAGAAAAAAAACTTGGTAAACAATGGTTAGAATATTTTGATCAGATTAAGTTGTTATCTATTGGACCTCAGACAACAAAAATATGTAATAAGATTTTTGGCAGAGTTGATAGTCAGGCACAAAAATATACCTTTGAAGGACTGCTAGATTTGGCAATTAATATTTTTAGTTAGAAAAATTTTTTGAATAGTTCTTTTCAACTAAATCTTTGAACCTATCAATATTGGCCTGTAATTCGTTTGTAACTATTTTGCCTAAGATATTTTGTTCCATAAATCGTGCAATCATTTTAGGTAGCTCATAAGTTATTGCTAAATTTACAGTGGTGATTTGATCAGTTTTACTTTCGAAAACTACTGATCCCTGAGTTGGTAAACCTCCTATTGATTTCCATTTAAGTTTGCTTTTTTCGACCCTTTCTGTAATTTGAGCTTTCCATTTAAACCTAAAGCCATTTGCTGCCAAAGTCCATTCTGTTAAATCTGGTAATGTATTGGTCTCTTCATCAACTGTTTTTACAGATTCAATCCAGCTCATCCAAAGTGACATTGAGTCTAAATCGCTCCATGTATCCCAAACATTTTCAAGAGGCGCATTAACAACTGTTATTACGTCATGTTTTAGCCAAGTACCCATTAATTAACTGACCGCAAGATTCTTTGCTAATTCTGCTTTCTTCTCTAAAATTGCAGCAGCAGCCAAATGACCACTCATTGTAGCTCCCTCCATAGAGTCTATGTAATCTTGTTTTGTATAACTACCAGCCATGAAGAAATTAGATATAGATGTTTTTTGATTAGGTCTGAAAGGTTCCATGCCTGGAGCTTCTCTATAGAGAGATTGTGGAATTTGTACTACATTACTCCAAAGCAATTTAAGGTTTTTTGAGGATGGGAATAGACGACGAACCTCTTTATCTATTTCTTTTGTAATTCTTTCTGTAGATCTTCCCATCCATCGATCGCCAGGAGTTAAAACACATTGGAGAAGTGATCCCATATCTTTTTTTCTATAGTCTGCTGGACTTGCTAGTGCTAAATCAGCGAAACAACTGAAAGAGGCATCAGCAGAATAAAGAAGGTTATCTAATCCAATTGGTTCGTTTCCTGTATTATCTTTTTGTAATTCAGTAACCCAACCGTCATATCTTAATTGGATTGTGGCAACAGCAACAGCTCTAAGTTTTTTTAAACCTTCAAATTCTTTAAATTGATACCATTCTTTTGGAATTATTTTTTTTATTCCAGGAACATCGCAGGCAGCTAGAAATTTATCTGCAAAAACTGCCTTAATTCCTTCAGTAGAAGATATTTTTAATTTGGTAACTGAATAAGAGGAAGATTCCTTTTCATAAATTATTTCTTCTACCTTATGGTTAAGATGAATTTTTGCTCCTTTGTTTATGATGTAGTCGACAATAGGTTGAGTTAACCACTTATGTGGAGAACCTTTTAAAAGATTCAGTTTTGAGGCTTCTGTTTTTGAAGCAAACATCATGAAGATAGTTAGCATGCATCTTGCTGAAATATCTTTGCAATTAATGAAACCTAAAGCATATGCGATAGGATCCCACATTCTTTCTAAACTTTTTTCACTTCCACCATGGTTTAAAAACCATTCTTTAAAACTAATTTTATCTAGATCCCTAATTATTTTCATTGCGCCTTCATAGTCTATCAATCCTCTAACTATTGGGCTTGTCCCTAAAGCTAAGGCATTTCTAAACTTATCTACCCAAGTAATTTGTTCGGTGGTAAAAAAAGCTTTTAGTCCATTAAATGGAGCACCTACAGGGAATCTGAAGTCTAAAG encodes the following:
- a CDS encoding uroporphyrinogen-III synthase — its product is MPIVDLPLDQRNIIITRSKEGILDIKKIFISKGANVFDLPAISIGDPDDLNPLDEALNQINDFHWIIFSSSNGIKFVDKRLRYFNSSLKECSKKTKIAVVGEKTSKTLVDFGIKADFIPPEFVAESLIDNFPISGYGLRVFVPRVQTGGRDLIADQFRKAGARVFEVAAYETRCPDSIPEETIDIISNRKVDAIIFSSGKTVVNAAFLLEKKLGKQWLEYFDQIKLLSIGPQTTKICNKIFGRVDSQAQKYTFEGLLDLAINIFS
- the zds gene encoding 9,9'-di-cis-zeta-carotene desaturase, coding for MKIAIVGSGLAGLTAAVNLVDEGHEVEIYESRSFWGGKVGSWEDKDGNHIEMGLHVFFYNYANLFKLMKKVGALDNLLPKDHTHLFINNGGNLKSLDFRFPVGAPFNGLKAFFTTEQITWVDKFRNALALGTSPIVRGLIDYEGAMKIIRDLDKISFKEWFLNHGGSEKSLERMWDPIAYALGFINCKDISARCMLTIFMMFASKTEASKLNLLKGSPHKWLTQPIVDYIINKGAKIHLNHKVEEIIYEKESSSYSVTKLKISSTEGIKAVFADKFLAACDVPGIKKIIPKEWYQFKEFEGLKKLRAVAVATIQLRYDGWVTELQKDNTGNEPIGLDNLLYSADASFSCFADLALASPADYRKKDMGSLLQCVLTPGDRWMGRSTERITKEIDKEVRRLFPSSKNLKLLWSNVVQIPQSLYREAPGMEPFRPNQKTSISNFFMAGSYTKQDYIDSMEGATMSGHLAAAAILEKKAELAKNLAVS
- a CDS encoding SRPBCC family protein; this encodes MGTWLKHDVITVVNAPLENVWDTWSDLDSMSLWMSWIESVKTVDEETNTLPDLTEWTLAANGFRFKWKAQITERVEKSKLKWKSIGGLPTQGSVVFESKTDQITTVNLAITYELPKMIARFMEQNILGKIVTNELQANIDRFKDLVEKNYSKNFSN